In Marinibacterium anthonyi, the DNA window GCTTCACGCAACATCGCGATGACATCGGCTTTGTCCTGGGCCACATCACCCTCTGGCGTTTCGTCCTCGGTGGAACAAATCGCCTTCATGGCGATAGCTGGATCGTTGGTCAGTCCGGCACGCTTGATCGACATGACCTCGCCCGCCTTCGTGACCATCACAACAGGGCTGATGAAGCGGTACTCCCGCCCTTCGATCTTGGCCTTGCCGGTCGGGGTCCAGGCGATGCGGCCCCAGACACCATCGTCTCGGGCCGCAAGTTCTTCGATCCAGCCAGCCGCCGGCGCTTCGGCCTCACGATGGCGTTCAAGGGCGTGATCCATGTCCACCGGCATGCCACGTTCCAGATCGCCTCGCGAACGGGCGATCACTGCCGCAACGTCCTTCACAACCCAGGGACCCCGCTTGTCCGTCAGGTCGAAGCGCCCCGCAGGCAGGAGCTGCACCCAGCTCTCGGGCTTGCCGTCAGCGCTCGCAAGCTCGATATCTGCCAGCAGCAACGCGTTCCCGGTTTCACGGTTCAAACTCATCACGGTCACGCTTGCAGATAGGGGGAGACCAGAAGTTCGGCCGAGCCACGCCAGACGTTGGTTCCGCCACCGGTTAGCTCTTCAGCGGTAAGCAACGCGCGCCCTGCACCCTCCAGGTCGGGAGGCACCACAAGCAACGTCGGAACCACCCCCATGACCCGCCCGCCATCATAGCGCATCGCCTGCATCGCCGCCCGTGCCGCCGCGTAGTTCGCTGCATCCAGCGTTTGTTTCGAGCCATAGGCATACTGCCAGAGGCCGAACCCGGCATTCACACGCGCCCGCACCCCGTAAAGGTATTCGTCGCGCATGAAGACGTTCCCGTCATCGTCCTTGGTCAACGACTGCATCCGGTATGGGATGCGGGTCTGGAATACCAGCGGCTTGACGGGGCGACTGACGTCCAGCAGGAACCAGGGCGTGCCAGCGCCGCCTTGGAAGTTCGACACGGATTGCTCCACGTTGTCCTTGTCCAGGACGGGATGGTCTGTATCGAAATAGGGCTGGCCATCGTAGCATTCCGTTTCGAACCCTTTCTTCAGCACTTCGAAAACCAGCTCGTCAGGATGGGTCGCGGCGGCATAAGCCATCATGTTGATCTGCGGGGAATAGACCCCGAGCCGATCGTCTTCGATATCCTCACGCCGGACCCGGATCGTGCTTTCAAACTTCCGGTTTTCCAGAGTGTAGCGGGCGGACTGCACGGCCTTGATGTACCGTTCGCCCAGCCACTCGCGCATCTGGGGCATGCCGCTGAGCCAGCCATAGGTTTCATCCGAGCCGGTGGACTTCACATCCATCGCGATCCGGTTCCAGAACACCGGTGTCGCCTGCACGGACTTGTTGAAGACCGTATTGAAACCACTGAACATTTCGTTCAACAGCGAAGCCGTAATATCCATTTTCAGACTTTCTTCGATTTCGCAGCAGGCGGGGTCTCGCCGCGCAATCTGCTGCGCAGCTTCCTGACCCACATGCTGGTGACGCCGTGTTTCGCGGCGAGTTCGTTGGATGAGAGGTCGGTTTCGATAACATCGCGCCAAAGGCACATGGTCTTGTGCATACGCTCGACATGCCCGCGCGACGGAACATCGATATTGCACCCGGCGTAGGCCTCGACCAGCACCCGAGTAAGCTCTTCACCCAGAGTTTCGACAAGTTTTCCCGCAACACGTTTGGGAATGTCGATCCTCTGACCGCCATATTCCTGCACCAGTTTGAAAGCCAACTCCTGGCCGCAGGCAGAAATAACGGTCCTAGCGACGTTAGAGACGGAATAAACCTTCATGCACCGCACCCCATTAGTGATGCATTAGTGCTATCGCCGAATGGACTGGTATACCCGGGGGATGCGGTCCTGAGATCCGCATGCCTACGTCGCCTGAAATCGCGTTCGTCCGCCCTGGGTTCGAAATCAAGCGAGCGAATGCAAGGCTCGAGCGGGGGTATTGGTTGTGGACACTGCCCGATTGCGACCGTTGGCGCAATGCCCTCTCCTACGCTCTTGGCTTCATCCATTCACCGAATGCAGCCAGCCCCGGAGGAGCCCTCTGAGGGGCCAATAGGGATTTCGGCCCCAAGGGATCGCAAATGAGGGAGATGGGCATTTTTGAACGCGCTCCGGCGTTTTTGAACGGTGTCTCGTCGCACACCGTAGATCTACCCATGTCTGGCGCATTCAGGCGGTCCCGAAATGAACAAGGGCGGCACCTTGCGGCACCGCCCTCGTGATGTTCGACCGGGGACGGTCAGGCTGCCCTTGCCTTCATGGCCTTGAGCGCCGTGATGACCTTCGGCGCGTTCCGCGCCCGCAGAAACCGAAGGCTGGACACCTTCCAGCAGCGCTCAAGCCACTTGTTCAGTTCATCTTCCCCGGCTTCGCCCCGCGTGTATTCGTGCCAGAGCACCCGGATCAGTTCGATCTGTGCGAAGCTCGCCATGCCGGGCCGGTCGCCGTAGTCTGCACCGCGCGCCTGGAGCGGCGTGAAGCCCAGCCATTGCAGGAAGCCCATCATGGCCTCGAAGCCGTCACCGTCCAGTTCCTTCGTGCTGGTAACTCCGGCGATCTGCACGAGGGCGCTACGCCAAGTCGCATCGTCCAGTCCGGTCTTGGACTTCCCCGTCCAGAGGAACTTGAGCTGTTGAGGAGTGATTGTCATGAGAGCAACTCCTTTTCTGATGCCTGAGTGGTTGCGCTACGGATGATGGAAGCCAGTCGAGATGCGGCCTTACCTTCGGTCTCAGCCGCACTGCGCATGGCACGTTCGGCGAGTTCCATTACAGCCAGGGGGCCATAGTCATCGGATGCGAAGTAACCCATGCTGATACCAGCATGCAGCAACTCGAATACCGAAGCTGCGGAGTTCAGAAGGTTTTGCAGATCCTCGGTCGAGCTGCATACAGCGTTCGCCTCTGTGCGGGGAAGAGCAAGTGTCACGCAATCGCCTTGATCGTGAGCCTGCCGCAAACGGCGCAGCTCGCCAGTCAGTCGGTGGGCTTCGTCCACGACACCCACGATGTGACCGAACGCTGTATGCTCACACTGACCGATTTCATCTTGGATCAAGTGAACGGCGGTCAAAAGAGGGTGCTCAAGCCCGGCCAGATGCGCTTCGAACTCCGTGAAAAGGTCGGCCATCGAATGGAGGTCTTTCATTGGATCGGCCCCCCTTTGCCATGAGGGTCAGAAATGACCGCGCTAAGGATGACTGGGGCCAGTGCCCGCTTCATCCTTTCGGCGCGCTCCGCGTCTTGCCGAAGGCCCGTCGCCAGTGCCAATAGATCTTGTGACTCGGACGGCCCGATTTGATCTGCATTCAGGATCTCCAAGAACCGTTCCGAATAGTTCCAGGCGATGGTCGGAAATTCTGCGAGGGCGGCCGTCATTTCGCGAGCCGGCTCCACCTGAGACGCCTTAAGCGGGAAGAAGACGTTCACGTCACGATCCTCCTTCATTTCATGCCCCTCGGTGCAAGCTTCATGTCGATGATCGCCGCTTTGAGATGTTCCAGCGTCGGCGCATCTTCGCCTGCGAACAGCACGGCGATTTGGGTGACGTTCACAACATTGCGGAGACCGCCTTTCAGCCTCGCAATCGCATGCAGCGCGTCGATAGCTGCCGGATTGGCGAAGGGAGTGCCCTCAACCAATGCCGCAACGTCGGCCCTGCTGGAGTGCCGGATCACGACCGGGCGCATCATCCGACTTTGCAGCTGCGGCTTATTCTCAATGGAGCTGGGTAGGTCCAGATCTCCACAGAACACTAGGTGAAACCGCCCTGTTTCCGCCGTAGCTCGCAGCCATTCGAAGGCTTCGCCGATTTGACCGGTCTTGCGGTTGCGCTGATTGAGATACTGCGCTTCATCAACAATCAGCACGCGGCCTTGACCGATGTATGCGGCGATCTTGTCGCGCGCCTCGGAATGGCAGTTGAATGTTGGCTTCGCATACCCCCAGAGATTTGCAAGAGCGTGAGCGAAGTTCCACGCCGTACCCTCTCCACATGCCGCCTGAATATAGATCGCGTCTTGCCCTAGCGTCTCGCAGAAGCGCTGAACAGCGGACGTCTTGCCGGTGCCCGGTGCGCCAGCGATCATTGTGAGGGCTGGGCGATCCGCCGCATTTACCAGGTCGAGCGAACGCCGGATGTCCTTTGCAGTTTCCGTGTTTGCCCAATCGCCGATCCCGCGTTGGACAATGCCGGGATTGGCAATGCTTAGATGCTGTGCCATTGTTGCCTCCGTTCAATGTGAGGGCTGACGCCCTCGGTGAATGGCATGGGGGGCGGTGCAACGCCTCTCATGCCGACGAACCGCCTCGCGAGCCTTTGGCTGCAAGAGCGGCATCCATGTTCCGCAGGAACTCTGCGGGAATAGTTTGTTTCTCCTGATTGTCGCGCGGCGCGCGCTCGCGCAGCGGTGTACCGAACCGGCCGCCGACAACTTTTCGGGCCGGAGGCTTCGGCGTATCCTCGGGCATGGTCGCGGCGTTCAGTGCAGCCAGCGCCTCGCAATAGGATGCGTCATCAAGGTAATTGTTGGCCGCCTCCGCCGCAGCGACTGCTACACGAGCGGCCTTGCGGTTGCGCGCAGCCTCACGGATGCTGTCAACGCTGCCATAGGCCCCGGGTTTGACCGGCTCGATATCCCGGCAGATGAAAACGCCGTCTTCATCATACGCCATGGCAGGCGCGTTGAAATCGTCGGGGTCGCGTCCCAGCAGAATGCGTTTCCCGGTGCCGTGGAACCGCAAAAGCACGTCTTGCGTTTCCGGCCCACCATAGAGCCAGCCATTCGCCGTCACCCGCCCAAACCGATCAACCGCGACCGGTTTCCAGATCAACCCGGCCAGATAGAGCTGATGCGCGGTCGGAAGGCGCACCGGGCGTCCGTCCTGCGCGCGCAGATCAAGCCCCTCGCTGAACACCTGATCATAGGACCGCCCGCGTGCGCCCTGGCTGCGCCGCCCGGTCTCGCTGTTGTGACGGGCAACTTCGCGCGCCAGAACGGCTTTTGCCGCCTCAACCGGAACTGGCACCACGTTTGGCGATGGGCTCGCGCCAGGCGCATGCCCCGCGTGCGCGTCCCGGAACTCCGGCCCATCGTCCACAGAACGGGACAGCGTTGCAAAGGTCCGCTCGGCAATCTTCGCCTGAGCGTTCTTCGGAAGGGCGAAATGCAGCTTGATCCCCATCGTCTTGCAAATGCCGATAGGCTGAACACCGTTCGCCTTGCCATTGCGGAACCGATACGCCGCGCCGCCCGCCACCAAATGCCCGGCAAAGGCGGAACCGTTGTCGGTATAGAGCCGGTCGAAGATACCATGCCGCTCGCAGACCCGCTTGATCAGCCTAACCGTGCCCACCGCGTTCTCCGAAGGGCCAAGTTCCCAACCGAGAACCATGTTCGAAGCCACATCCACAAGCGCCAGCATGACAGGCCGAACCGCCTTGCCGTCCCCCCAGTCCACCCAAAAATCCAGTGTCCGACCGTCGAGCGATACCCATTCCATTGACAGGATAGAGGTCTTGTCGCGATGGGCCGGGATGCTAAGCTGCTTTGCGGTCTGATCGCGTCCTAGGCGCACAGAACGCCGTTGCGCTTCGCTTAACTCGTTCCAGCGACGATAGAAAGTCGGATAGGATGGCACCGCCCAATCCATTGCCGGGCCTGCGTCTCGCACCCTGCGCCAAGCTTCTTTGAGGGGCCAATCCGGGGCTGCATCCCGGATCATGGTCAGAAAGAACCGCCAGGCGTCATCACTGATCTCGGCACGCTTCACCGTCGCCTTGTAGTCGTCCAGAAGCGCTGGGGCAAAGTTGATCGGATCTACCCCTTGAACCGCCTTTGTAAGTCGCTTCAAAGACGGGTCTGACGTGCCTTCCAACCCGAACCTCTCACGCACGAGCGCGAAGCGCTGCGCCTCTTTCAACCCCTGCGCACGCAGAGCCGTGAGCAGTCGAGCGATGGCTGCCCGGCGCTCCGCTCGCGCCCGTCGGGTTGGCGCGACCTCTTCAAGCATGCGGTGTGCGTCAGTGTTGTAGACACCCGGTTCAAGGTGCAGAAAGTCCATGTCGCGACGGAGGTATGCGATGCGCACTTCACCGGGTAGTGCGGAGAGAGCAACATATTCCGGTGAGCGCCCATCCTTGAAATCATGCGCGATCTCGATTCCATTTACCCGGAGCCACCTTGAGGCCGAGGATCGATGTATCGGAATTGGGCCCAAGCCGAGGATGTCACGGACGCGAAGCATCATTGGTCGTTGGCCCCGGAAGCTTTCAGGATGCGAGCAACCAACTCCTTTGCTTTCGGTCCTGTCCAAGTGCCCTTGAGCGCCTTGTTCGCATTTTGCGGTGCAACTCCATTGGCAAGGCACCACGCGCGCAATGATGTGCCACGCAACACAAACCCCGACCGGATACGGTTCTGGCGATCCTTCATCTTTTGCGCTACCCTCGACCATGTGTTTATACCCATTCGAGGGTATATTACACCCGGATATGGGTAAATCAAGGGGCTGACATGACGGCACCAGTTTTTTCTGAAAGGCTTCGAAGCCTGAAGGATGAGAAGAACCTTACGGTTCAGGAAATGGCCGACTTGTGCGGTATTTCGAAGCGAACCCTTGAAAAGTATATGCTAAGGACTGGCGCGGTCACTCCTGGCGTTGATGCCGTTGTTGCTATTTGCAGTGCCTTCGACGTCTCCGCAGATTGGCTTCTGGGCCTATCCACTGACAGCATCCATTCCCACTCGGAGGTCGAGGCGACCGAAGTCGCTGCGAAAGCGGTACTTGAGCAGTTCATCGCTACAGTGAACTATACCCAGCAATGGGCGGAAAGGTCTCAGGCTGGCTCTCTGTTCGTTGACGGAAAGCTTTTTGGAAACGACCCGGCCGACTTGGCGAGTGACTATGCCTATCGGATCCTGAAACTACGCTCGGAAATCTTGGCAGGCCATGTAGGCACGAACTTACGGATTGGCCCCGCAACAGACGGTTCACGACCTCTTGTCTTGGACCCGCGCGAACTCTTCAAGAT includes these proteins:
- a CDS encoding Mor transcription activator family protein — its product is MKVYSVSNVARTVISACGQELAFKLVQEYGGQRIDIPKRVAGKLVETLGEELTRVLVEAYAGCNIDVPSRGHVERMHKTMCLWRDVIETDLSSNELAAKHGVTSMWVRKLRSRLRGETPPAAKSKKV
- a CDS encoding hypothetical protein (Mu B transposition protein, C terminal) is translated as MAQHLSIANPGIVQRGIGDWANTETAKDIRRSLDLVNAADRPALTMIAGAPGTGKTSAVQRFCETLGQDAIYIQAACGEGTAWNFAHALANLWGYAKPTFNCHSEARDKIAAYIGQGRVLIVDEAQYLNQRNRKTGQIGEAFEWLRATAETGRFHLVFCGDLDLPSSIENKPQLQSRMMRPVVIRHSSRADVAALVEGTPFANPAAIDALHAIARLKGGLRNVVNVTQIAVLFAGEDAPTLEHLKAAIIDMKLAPRGMK
- a CDS encoding Mu-like prophage major head subunit gpT; its protein translation is MDITASLLNEMFSGFNTVFNKSVQATPVFWNRIAMDVKSTGSDETYGWLSGMPQMREWLGERYIKAVQSARYTLENRKFESTIRVRREDIEDDRLGVYSPQINMMAYAAATHPDELVFEVLKKGFETECYDGQPYFDTDHPVLDKDNVEQSVSNFQGGAGTPWFLLDVSRPVKPLVFQTRIPYRMQSLTKDDDGNVFMRDEYLYGVRARVNAGFGLWQYAYGSKQTLDAANYAAARAAMQAMRYDGGRVMGVVPTLLVVPPDLEGAGRALLTAEELTGGGTNVWRGSAELLVSPYLQA
- a CDS encoding Mu-like prophage protein gp16; amino-acid sequence: MTITPQQLKFLWTGKSKTGLDDATWRSALVQIAGVTSTKELDGDGFEAMMGFLQWLGFTPLQARGADYGDRPGMASFAQIELIRVLWHEYTRGEAGEDELNKWLERCWKVSSLRFLRARNAPKVITALKAMKARAA
- a CDS encoding Mu-like prophage I protein, producing MSLNRETGNALLLADIELASADGKPESWVQLLPAGRFDLTDKRGPWVVKDVAAVIARSRGDLERGMPVDMDHALERHREAEAPAAGWIEELAARDDGVWGRIAWTPTGKAKIEGREYRFISPVVMVTKAGEVMSIKRAGLTNDPAIAMKAICSTEDETPEGDVAQDKADVIAMLREALGASPDTPVADLIRRAQAILAAADSTRTDNASAKALASSYMTLLSELHEDRVEAALERARSTGKLVPAMEGWAQELASSNLASFEAWEATALPLVNLGPPRLAGKTPPATLERGRFRGSSERTAICSQLGIDPEAMDGTE
- a CDS encoding Bacteriophage Mu transposase; its protein translation is MDWAVPSYPTFYRRWNELSEAQRRSVRLGRDQTAKQLSIPAHRDKTSILSMEWVSLDGRTLDFWVDWGDGKAVRPVMLALVDVASNMVLGWELGPSENAVGTVRLIKRVCERHGIFDRLYTDNGSAFAGHLVAGGAAYRFRNGKANGVQPIGICKTMGIKLHFALPKNAQAKIAERTFATLSRSVDDGPEFRDAHAGHAPGASPSPNVVPVPVEAAKAVLAREVARHNSETGRRSQGARGRSYDQVFSEGLDLRAQDGRPVRLPTAHQLYLAGLIWKPVAVDRFGRVTANGWLYGGPETQDVLLRFHGTGKRILLGRDPDDFNAPAMAYDEDGVFICRDIEPVKPGAYGSVDSIREAARNRKAARVAVAAAEAANNYLDDASYCEALAALNAATMPEDTPKPPARKVVGGRFGTPLRERAPRDNQEKQTIPAEFLRNMDAALAAKGSRGGSSA